The Plasmodium vinckei vinckei genome assembly, chromosome: PVVCY_14 genome window below encodes:
- a CDS encoding CIR protein PIR protein, with protein sequence MEEHQKMCKLLLEGDSYFKGKDVNTKKINEKSTIKSYCYNDDCKTNGERINALAIYIHMKFKRSIKDHDYNKYDEYLLMWISDKLYKIHIKSKGKDTPKGFMDNFTLKQAYEEYLKNDKVKSNYWDLLNMQQGLKEAYLRYMAEFYKLLNRICKTIVYYEENKAKSKELSNYSKNCLNEYRNLYINIYECKSYLHLLNKLKGIYDDFRNYAIKENPSNNNLETNLKKLTTPNRVEMNAKRSFKPYKFNKKICYSQKKNTKQKKTDSPGPQASSQVVVSENKGNMKGTTQTMQKNGSDISKGTDDGTGDPGSVSGGGQDSKVGDSDSWREGTSGDARSPNSENEKKNGGAKEPGDPSGGKGSQVNGDDRGNSEPGGAYTEKGGSEGGPGSDKGGSGGSDGKGAKDSEPVGSGSKGGGAGNSDNNLPPNSDKSQQSGDSPQPPPKDPPSQLPPPSPPTPPSTPPSGPPKGPSPNTPQPKQPASQSQPTTQQNPQDDPSNQKKSDKTNLQLATSPSPDPNLKKTWNIIPTTWNGSEDCKPKINFMSATLVCCTSKKCSLTGVSVTLILIPIILLILYKYLSREWTKKSEKKNMKRVIKLVDGKRKTKIIISSYDRNKDLKPIINSVGRKKDPLLNIYKLMQSDPIPFINLFFLLIFFVYKRKHNFIEL encoded by the exons ATGGAGGAACACCAAAAAATG TGTAAGTTACTTCTCGAAGGTGATAGTTATTTTAAAGGTAAAGATGTCAATACGAAGAAAATTAACGAAAAATCAACCATCAAAAGTTATTGCTATAATGATGATTGTAAAACAAATGGAGAACGTATTAATGCTTTggccatatatatacatatgaaaTTCAAAAGGTCAATAAAAGACCATGATTATAATAAGTatgatgaatatttattgatGTGGATAAgtgataaattatataagatACACATCAAAAGCAAAGGCAAAGATACTCCAAAAGGGTTTATGGATAATTTTACTTTAAAGCAGGCTTATGAAGAGTATTTAAAGAATGATAAAGTAAAATCGAATTATTGGgatcttttaaatatgcaGCAGGGTTTGAAAGAAGCTTATCTTAGGTATATGGCcgaattttataaattactTAATAGAATATGTAAAACAATTGTATATTATGAAGAAAACAAAGCCAAAAGTAAGGAACTTTCTAATTATTCTAAAAATTGCCTTAATGAATATAGAAAcctttatataaacatttatGAATGCAAATCATATCTTCATTTattgaataaattaaaaggtATATATGATGATTTTAGAAATTATGCTATTAAGGAAAATCCTTCAAACAATAATTTAGAAACTAATCTTAAAAAACTTACAACACCAAATAGAGTAGAGATGAACGCGAAGAGAAGTTTTAAACCATATAaattcaataaaaaaatatgttattcccaaaaaaaaaatacaaagcaaaaaaaaacggaCTCACCAGGACCCCAAGCATCAAGTCAAGTAGTGGTCTCTGAAAATAAAGGGAATATGAAGGGCACTACACAAACCatgcaaaaaaatggaagCGATATATCAAAAGGTACAGATGATGGAACAGGAGATCCAGGTAGTGTATCAGGTGGGGGGCAAGATAGTAAAGTAGGAGATTCAGACAGTTGGAGAGAGGGTACAAGTGGTGATGCAAGAAGTCCAAATAGtgaaaacgaaaaaaagaatGGCGGAGCCAAAGAACCCGGCGATCCAAGTGGTGGGAAAGGTAGTCAAGTAAATGGAGATGATAGAGGAAATAGTGAACCAGGTGGCGCATATACTGAAAAAGGTGGCTCAGAAGGTGGACCAGGTAGTGACAAAGGAGGATCAGGAGGTTCGGATGGTAAAGGTGCCAAAGATAGTGAACCAGTGGGTTCAGGTAGTAAAGGAGGAGGTGCAGGCAACTCAGATAATAACCTACCACCAAATAGTGATAAATCGCAACAAAGTGGAGATTCGCCGCAACCTCCACCAAAAGATCCACCTAGTCAGTTACCACCACCTTCACCACCAACTCCACCATCAACGCCACCATCAGGTCCGCCAAAAGGTCCATCACCAAATACACCACAACCAAAACAACCAGCTTCCCAATCACAACCTACCACGCAGCAAAATCCACAAGATGATCCATctaatcaaaaaaaatctgACAAAACAAATCTTCAATTGGCAACATCACCAAGTCCTGACCccaatttgaaaaaaacatggAATATAATTCCAACTACATGGAATGGATCAGAGGATTGTAAAcctaaaataaattttatgagTGCCACATTAGTGTGTTGCACATCTAAGAAGTGTAGTTTAACTGGTGTTTCGGTTACACTTATTTTAATAcccattattttattaattttgtataag TATTTGTCACGTGAATGGACAAAAAAAtcggaaaaaaaaaacatgaaaaGAGTTATAAAATTAGTTGATGGAAAGAGaaagacaaaaataattataagttCATATGATAGGAACAAAGACCTAAAACCGATTATAAATTCAGTTGGTAGAAAAAAAGAtccattattaaatatatacaaacttATGCAGTCTGATCCTAtaccatttattaatttattttttttattgattttttttgtttataaaagaaagCACAATTTCAtagaattataa
- a CDS encoding lysophospholipase, putative yields MEEIELSNDELRNTTCKLDGDPKVGSFCNKNGLLIKTYGWLVQNAIGIILLIHGFKSHARLTYMKMNIKMPNGSEDVVVDNDNYYIYKDSWIEKFNQHGYSVYTLDLQGHGESQSLGNLRGDINCFDDLVGDVIQYMNQIYDEISNDIQMDYEIPNDNQTNDEIPNDNQTNDEISNDIQTNDEIPNDNQTDDESHDIVTTKKKRLPMYIIGHSMGGNIALRILQLLGKEKENTINAENENDYKNLNIILDNYVDINGIGNDMEEYMINSVYDINNSNDFSIENMNNAHFIANSNDCDSEDSCFSAPDTTNAIINDKYEGHYNYLDKLNIKGCASLSGMMRLQAPLDGGNKSFKYLYLPILKFLSLVAPHALISSEPGYKRSEYVTNICKYDKFLNRNGVKFKCISELVKATIILNRNINYLPKNIPLLFVHSIDDCVCNYKGSAMFYDKAKVYRKELYSVEDMNHAITIEPGNEEILNVIIDWIHDLERNDGEEIENEIRDKIENEIRDEIENEKENEKEMDIGDSMNDDIAEEPEDEHFYKKFIGWIRNLIRDNDDEIKDEVKDEIKDEIENVR; encoded by the coding sequence ATGGAAGAAATTGAATTGAGTAATGATGAATTAAGGAATACAACATGTAAGTTAGATGGCGATCCTAAGGTAGGTTCGTtctgtaataaaaatggtttacttataaaaacatatggGTGGCTAGTTCAAAATGCTATAggaattatattattaatacatGGATTCAAATCTCATGCTCGATTAActtatatgaaaatgaatataaaaatgccAAATGGAAGTGAAGACGTAGTAGTAGACAATGATAattactatatttataaagatAGTTGGattgaaaaatttaatcAACATGGCTATTCAGTATATACACTAGATTTGCAAGGACATGGCGAATCCCAATCATTGGGAAATTTAAGAGGTGATATTAATTGCTTTGATGATCTAGTTGGTGATGTAATACAATATATGAATCAGATTTACGATGAAATCTCAAACGATATCCAAATGGATTATGAAATCCCAAATGATAACCAAACGAATGATGAAATTCCAAACGATAACCAAACGAATGATGAAATCTCAAACGATATCCAAACGAATGATGAAATTCCAAACGATAACCAAACGGATGATGAATCTCATGATATAGTAacaactaaaaaaaaaaggcttcctatgtatattattggGCATTCGATGGGAGGAAATATTGCTTTAAGAATATTACAATTATTAgggaaagaaaaagaaaataccATTAATGCTGAAAACGAAAATgactataaaaatttaaacattATATTAGACAATTATGTTGATATTAATGGAATTGGCAATGATATGGAAGAATATATGATTAATAGTGtgtatgatataaataattctaaTGATTTTTCtatagaaaatatgaataatgcGCATTTCATTGCCAATTCTAATGATTGTGATTCAGAAGATTCCTGTTTTAGTGCCCCTGATACAACAAATGCTATtattaatgataaatatgaagggcattataattatttagataaattaaatattaaaggtTGTGCATCTTTATCTGGTATGATGAGATTACAAGCGCCATTGGATGGTGGAAACAAATCATTtaagtatttatatttacctATATTAAAATTCCTGTCTCTTGTCGCTCCTCATGCACTAATTTCGTCAGAACCGGGTTATAAAAGGTCCGAATATGTTACTAATATATGTAAGTACGATAAATTTCTAAATAGAAATGGagtaaaatttaaatgtatATCTGAACTTGTAAAAGCAACTATCATATTGAATcgtaatattaattatttaccaaaaaatattcctttattatttgtgcATTCAATAGATGATTGCGTTTGCAATTATAAAGGGTCAGCTATGTTTTATGATAAAGCAAAGGTTTATAGAAAAGAATTATACAGTGTTGAAGATATGAATCATGCTATAACGATAGAGCCAGGAAATGaagaaattttaaatgtaaTTATTGATTGGATTCATGATTTAGAAAGGAATGATGGGGaagaaatagaaaatgaaataagagataaaatagaaaatgaaataagaGATGAAATAGAAAacgaaaaagaaaatgaaaaagaaatggaTATTGGTGATAGTATGAATGATGATATAGCAGAGGAGCCAGAAGATGAAcacttttataaaaaatttatcgGTTGGATTCGTAATTTAATAAGGGATAATGAcgatgaaataaaagatgaagtaaaagatgaaataaaagatgaaataGAAAATGTACGTTAA
- a CDS encoding CIR protein PIR protein, fragment: MYNDINKDSSDCTQYYKKAKTFVDEYSKLLNNNDFDTDDSSHRTLLSSLSTNYNNLKKYCDKNCNGCSSIPSLPTTKTTQVSAHISEATSSSSSITSTLIPGLSTFAIPAFLGIAYKYSLFGIDKLFQRQYIRKKLNQVKKKMKVNI, encoded by the exons ATGTATAATGATATTAATAAGGATTCGTCAGATTGCACccaatattataaaaaagctAAAACATTTGTTGATGAATATAGTAAACttcttaataataatgattttgATACAGATGACAGTTCACATAGAACATTATTGTCGAGTTTATCAactaattataataatttaaaaaaatattgtgaTAAAAATTGCAACGGTTGTAGCAGTATTCCATCTCTTCCAACGACAAAAACAACACAAGTTTCTGCACATATCTCTGAAGCTACATCATCAAGTTCGTCGATAACAAGCACATTAATTCCAGGTTTATCGACATTTGCAATACCAGCTTTCTTGGGAATTGCTTATAAG tattcattatttggaATTGATAAACTATTTCAAAGacaatatataagaaaaaaattaaatcaagtaaagaagaaaatgaaagtTAATATATGA
- a CDS encoding fam-a protein, fragment — translation MYSGNINDHNSKNTIHYKNLIIESPNLFEADIDSDDDIKNGSVIKAFVNICGHLIEKKDEGVISPMSCLSMA, via the exons ATGTATTCaggaaatataaatgatcaTAACAGTAAAAATACGATTcactataaaaatttaattatagaAAGCCCAAATTTATTCGAAGCTGATATTGATTCTGACGACGacattaaaaatggaaGCGTGATCAAAGCGTTTGTTAACATATGTGGACACCtcattgaaaaaaaagacgaGGGTGTTATATCGCCTATGTCGTGTCT ATCAATGGCCTAA
- a CDS encoding fam-b protein codes for MKVSILKFVLFSIIICFFEYAKKELYFINERNIYLERNIINFKNNRILADAGSQFDLNNFYESTLSLANKFNDYNDDDEDIIYLRNIIDSHVKKYKESNTTPNLNNLDGKTKKLIHKIQKELNEAKKELDNERNGELSIQPIQDKRVIKKSEHIFKIDEDKINDKYNKITLSNCYTKLKKISKSKKSKKKIIIKMMLLTATLSVITALGMMNQIILLGFFLGFLCFIIGENEWLYELQRELKNNFYCT; via the exons atgaaagtcagtattttaaaatttgttttgttttcaattattatttgtttttttgaatatgcCAAAAAA GAATTATACTTTATAAACGAAAGAAACATATATCTTGAaaggaatataataaattttaaaaataataggaTATTAGCAGATGCAGGCAGCCAATtcgatttaaataatttttatgaatcaACCTTGAGTCTtgcaaataaatttaatgacTACAATGATGATGACGaagatataatatatcttcGAAATATTATAGATTCACATGTAAAGAAGTATAAAGAAAGTAATACAACAcccaatttaaataatttagatgggaaaacgaaaaaattaattcataaaattcaaaaagaattaaatgaaGCAAAAAAAGAGCTCGATAATGAAAGGAATGGCGAATTATCAATACAGCCGATACAAGATAAAagagtaataaaaaaaagcgaacatatttttaagattgatgaagataaaattaacgataaatataataaaattacatTAAGTAATTGTTATacgaaattaaaaaaaatttcaaagtctaaaaaatcaaaaaaaaaaataattataaagatGATGTTGTTGACTGCAACACTTTCTGTGATAACAGCATTAGGAATGATGAACCAGATAATCTTACTTGGATTTTTTTTGGGTTtcttatgttttattatcgGAGAGAATGAATGGCTTTATGAATTACAAagagaattaaaaaacaatttttattgtacTTGA